In a genomic window of uncultured Flavobacterium sp.:
- a CDS encoding cbb3-type cytochrome c oxidase N-terminal domain-containing protein — protein sequence MKKFFPVYVRVPLIFFIVFGLMEYFIDSGDKPAFIKYPMVSVFLLVFLFILIAIEITLSAVNRVMYQLMSPEEKAKLDYENSLSLTESTWYKDLMHKLTQTPPIEREGDLLMDHDYDGIKELDNNLPPWWVYLFYICIIFGVFYVARYEIFGGDDQETELKKEMAQAKIDVDEYLKTAPDLMDEKTVVLLTDPENLAIGKEIFTTNCAACHRADAGGQIGPNLTDDRWILGGGIKNLFHTITNGGRDGKGMIAWKGTLKPKEIQKVASYILSLQGSNPKDPKESEGEVWVDESAPTKDTAASTSKDSTEVKK from the coding sequence ATGAAAAAATTTTTCCCAGTATATGTAAGAGTACCGCTAATTTTCTTCATCGTCTTTGGATTGATGGAATACTTTATAGATTCAGGTGATAAACCGGCTTTTATAAAATATCCAATGGTTTCTGTCTTTTTGTTGGTCTTTTTATTTATTCTGATAGCAATCGAGATTACATTAAGCGCCGTTAATCGCGTTATGTATCAATTGATGTCACCAGAAGAAAAGGCAAAACTAGATTACGAGAATAGTTTGAGCTTAACAGAAAGTACTTGGTATAAAGATTTAATGCACAAGCTTACTCAAACGCCACCGATCGAAAGAGAAGGAGACTTGTTAATGGATCATGATTATGATGGAATTAAAGAATTAGATAATAATTTACCGCCTTGGTGGGTGTATTTATTTTATATCTGTATTATTTTCGGAGTATTCTATGTTGCACGTTATGAGATTTTTGGAGGAGATGATCAAGAAACAGAGCTTAAAAAAGAAATGGCTCAGGCAAAAATAGATGTAGACGAATATCTTAAAACAGCTCCGGATTTAATGGATGAAAAAACGGTTGTTTTACTTACGGATCCAGAAAATCTAGCAATTGGAAAAGAAATTTTTACAACCAATTGTGCTGCTTGTCACCGTGCTGATGCTGGTGGACAAATTGGACCAAACTTAACAGATGATCGTTGGATTTTAGGTGGAGGAATTAAAAATCTTTTTCATACAATAACCAATGGAGGTCGTGATGGTAAAGGAATGATCGCCTGGAAAGGAACCTTAAAACCTAAGGAAATCCAAAAAGTAGCGAGTTACATCCTTTCCTTACAAGGAAGCAATCCAAAAGACCCGAAAGAATCAGAAGGCGAAGTTTGGGTAGATGAAAGTGCACCAACGAAAGATACCGCAGCAAGTACATCAAAAGATAGTACTGAAGTTAAAAAATAA
- a CDS encoding DUF5606 domain-containing protein produces MNLEKILAISGKPGLYVLKVQTRTGFVAESLLDGKKITVNLKSNVSLLSEISIYTHEGEKPLTEVMQRIATKENKGQAISHKEDNATLAAYFKEILPDYDEERVYPSDIKKVLNWYNTLEAKGLVTDAAPAATAETTEEAPVAEEKPKKAPAAKKAKAKKEE; encoded by the coding sequence ATGAATTTAGAGAAAATTTTAGCCATTTCTGGGAAACCAGGTCTATATGTATTGAAAGTACAAACTCGTACAGGTTTTGTGGCAGAATCATTATTGGATGGAAAAAAAATCACAGTAAACTTAAAAAGTAATGTAAGTTTATTGTCTGAAATTTCAATTTATACACACGAAGGCGAAAAACCATTAACTGAAGTTATGCAACGTATTGCAACTAAAGAAAATAAAGGTCAAGCTATTTCGCACAAAGAAGATAATGCTACATTAGCGGCTTATTTCAAAGAAATTTTACCTGATTATGATGAAGAAAGAGTTTATCCTTCTGATATTAAAAAAGTATTAAACTGGTACAATACGCTTGAGGCAAAAGGTTTAGTTACTGATGCAGCTCCAGCTGCTACTGCTGAAACTACTGAGGAAGCTCCGGTTGCTGAAGAGAAACCAAAAAAAGCTCCAGCTGCTAAAAAAGCAAAAGCTAAAAAAGAAGAATAG
- the mazG gene encoding nucleoside triphosphate pyrophosphohydrolase codes for MSKELQLKAFERLLIIMDELREQCPWDKKQTLQTLRHLTIEETYELGDAILDNDLNEVKKELGDLLLHIVFYAKIGSETNDFDIADVCNEICDKLIHRHPHIYSDTVVKDEEEVKQNWEKLKLKEGKKSVLEGVPRSLPALVKASRIQDKVKGVGFDWEEPHQVWDKVQEELEELQVEVTSGDQDKIEAEFGDVLFSMINYARFLNVNPEDALERTNKKFIKRFQYLESKAGELGKPLMDMTLAEMDVFWNEAKKL; via the coding sequence ATGAGCAAAGAACTTCAACTTAAGGCCTTCGAAAGATTATTAATTATAATGGATGAGCTTCGTGAGCAATGTCCTTGGGATAAAAAGCAAACTTTGCAAACGCTCAGACATCTTACGATTGAAGAAACTTATGAATTAGGTGATGCCATTTTGGATAATGATCTAAATGAAGTTAAAAAAGAGTTAGGTGATTTATTACTGCACATTGTTTTTTATGCTAAAATTGGTTCTGAAACCAATGATTTTGATATTGCTGATGTTTGTAATGAAATCTGCGACAAATTAATTCATCGTCATCCTCATATTTACAGCGATACAGTTGTTAAAGACGAAGAAGAAGTCAAACAAAATTGGGAAAAACTAAAGCTAAAAGAAGGCAAAAAATCAGTTTTGGAAGGTGTTCCAAGAAGTTTACCGGCATTAGTAAAAGCAAGCCGAATTCAGGATAAAGTAAAAGGAGTTGGTTTTGACTGGGAAGAACCACATCAGGTTTGGGATAAAGTGCAGGAAGAACTTGAGGAATTACAAGTCGAAGTAACATCTGGTGATCAGGATAAAATCGAAGCCGAATTTGGCGATGTTTTGTTCTCGATGATTAATTATGCAAGATTTCTAAATGTAAATCCCGAAGATGCTTTAGAACGCACAAACAAAAAGTTTATCAAGCGTTTTCAATATCTTGAAAGTAAAGCTGGTGAATTAGGAAAACCATTAATGGATATGACTTTGGCAGAAATGGATGTCTTTTGGAACGAAGCTAAAAAACTATAA
- a CDS encoding heavy metal translocating P-type ATPase metal-binding domain-containing protein: MTEQSCFHCGLIIPKNEEINFDEKKFCCNGCKTVYEIFSLHDLTCYYDFEKSPGATPQDIQGKYDFLDNEAILSKVLEFQEGNTAIVSLNIPHIHCSSCIWILENLNRIQSGISTSQVNFPEKRVRITFNSDLVSLKAIVNLLSSIGYEPYISLENYETGKNSVDRSLTYKLGVAFFCFGNIMLLSFPEYFEIKEFWLDNYKPFFRILIFVLALPSFLYSASGYYVSAYKSIKSRMLNIDIPIALGIIVMFVRSTFDIVMNYGSGFFDSLTGLVFFMLLGKMFQIKTYSFLSFERDFKSYFPIAVTRINADASEESVPIYDILKGNRLLIRNQELIPVDGILISESAEIDYSFVTGEAVPITKKSGDKVFAGGKQIGKVVEMEVLHSVSQSYLTQLWSNEIFQKKVFQKHKTITDAISRYFTPILLLIAFGGFGYWIFIDANTAFNVFTAVLIVACPCALALTAPFTFGNILRIMGKQKMYLKNALVIEQLAKVDTIVFDKTGTITTNKKSNILYEGDKLSDEDFGLIKNVLRGSNHPLSRMLYDFLPESKRLIIDDFQEITGKGIQASVENKMIRIGSAEFIDSPVSDISEIEKTGLHIRINDTYYGKFTFQNQYREGLEKLFHTLSKNYQIKVLSGDNDGERANLEAILPENTELIFNQKPEQKLEFIKKLQESGQNVMMVGDGLNDAGALAQSNVGISISENVNVFSPACDAILAASEFSRLDYFLKLSQKSITIIKMSFVLSLLYNVVGLSFAITGNLLPLVAAIIMPLSTITIVSFVTFMSNYFSNSNLKRL; the protein is encoded by the coding sequence ATGACTGAGCAGAGTTGCTTTCATTGTGGACTTATCATTCCTAAAAATGAAGAAATCAATTTTGATGAAAAAAAGTTTTGTTGCAACGGCTGTAAAACCGTTTATGAAATTTTTAGTCTTCATGATTTAACCTGTTATTATGATTTTGAAAAATCGCCTGGAGCCACTCCTCAAGATATACAAGGTAAATATGATTTTCTGGATAATGAAGCTATTTTATCAAAAGTATTAGAATTTCAAGAAGGAAACACCGCAATAGTTTCTTTAAATATACCACATATTCATTGTAGTTCTTGTATTTGGATTCTTGAAAATCTAAATAGAATTCAATCCGGAATAAGCACTTCTCAGGTTAATTTTCCTGAAAAAAGAGTCCGAATTACTTTCAATTCAGATCTTGTTTCTCTTAAAGCTATCGTTAATTTATTAAGTTCAATTGGTTATGAACCATATATAAGTTTAGAAAATTACGAAACAGGAAAAAATAGCGTCGATCGTAGTTTAACCTACAAACTTGGAGTTGCCTTTTTTTGTTTTGGAAACATCATGTTGCTTTCTTTTCCCGAATACTTTGAAATCAAAGAGTTCTGGCTTGATAATTACAAACCTTTTTTTAGAATTTTGATCTTTGTTTTAGCATTGCCAAGCTTTTTATATTCAGCAAGCGGTTATTATGTTTCTGCTTATAAAAGTATAAAATCCAGAATGTTAAACATTGATATTCCAATTGCTTTAGGGATTATCGTAATGTTTGTACGAAGTACGTTTGACATTGTTATGAATTACGGATCAGGTTTTTTTGATAGTTTAACGGGATTGGTATTTTTTATGTTACTCGGAAAAATGTTTCAAATAAAGACTTATAGTTTTTTAAGTTTTGAGAGAGATTTCAAATCCTATTTTCCAATTGCTGTTACTAGAATTAATGCAGATGCTTCTGAAGAAAGTGTTCCTATTTATGATATTTTAAAAGGCAACAGATTATTAATTAGAAATCAGGAATTAATTCCCGTTGACGGTATTTTAATAAGCGAAAGTGCCGAAATTGATTATAGTTTCGTTACTGGAGAAGCGGTTCCGATAACAAAAAAATCCGGAGACAAAGTATTTGCAGGTGGAAAACAAATAGGCAAGGTTGTCGAAATGGAAGTTTTACATTCTGTTTCACAAAGCTATTTGACGCAATTATGGAGCAATGAAATTTTTCAGAAAAAGGTATTTCAAAAACACAAAACGATTACCGATGCAATTAGCCGTTATTTTACACCTATATTATTATTAATTGCTTTTGGAGGATTTGGTTATTGGATATTTATTGATGCTAATACCGCTTTCAATGTTTTCACAGCAGTTTTAATTGTAGCTTGTCCTTGCGCATTGGCACTTACAGCACCATTTACTTTTGGAAATATTCTGAGGATAATGGGCAAGCAAAAAATGTATCTTAAAAATGCTTTGGTAATTGAACAATTAGCAAAAGTTGATACCATAGTTTTTGATAAAACAGGAACAATTACAACCAATAAAAAATCAAATATTCTATATGAAGGAGATAAATTGAGTGATGAAGATTTTGGTCTTATTAAAAATGTTCTTCGTGGCTCAAATCATCCTTTAAGCCGTATGTTGTATGATTTTCTGCCAGAATCAAAAAGACTTATAATTGATGATTTTCAGGAGATAACCGGAAAAGGAATTCAGGCTTCTGTTGAAAATAAAATGATCAGGATTGGTTCTGCAGAATTTATAGATAGTCCTGTTTCGGATATTTCAGAAATCGAAAAAACAGGTTTGCATATTAGAATCAATGATACTTATTATGGGAAATTTACATTCCAGAATCAATATCGAGAAGGTTTAGAAAAATTATTCCACACATTAAGCAAAAACTATCAAATAAAAGTACTTTCTGGAGATAATGATGGAGAACGTGCTAATTTGGAAGCGATTTTACCTGAAAATACAGAATTAATTTTTAATCAAAAACCAGAACAGAAACTGGAGTTTATAAAAAAACTACAAGAAAGTGGTCAAAATGTAATGATGGTTGGCGATGGCTTAAATGATGCCGGAGCGTTGGCACAGAGTAATGTGGGGATTTCTATTTCTGAAAATGTGAATGTGTTTTCTCCCGCTTGTGACGCGATTTTGGCAGCAAGTGAATTTTCACGATTGGATTACTTTCTTAAGTTATCACAAAAGTCTATTACAATAATAAAAATGAGTTTTGTTTTATCGTTACTCTACAATGTTGTAGGACTTTCTTTCGCTATAACAGGCAATCTACTTCCTTTGGTTGCGGCAATTATTATGCCTTTAAGTACAATTACAATTGTAAGTTTTGTGACTTTTATGTCTAACTATTTCAGTAACAGTAATTTAAAACGATTATAA
- a CDS encoding Crp/Fnr family transcriptional regulator, producing MNKCDQCIVRQLSSLKALNKDEVIKLANSKSTYTIKKGEAIFEEGEVTNGVFCVKDGVGKLSKLSANGKDQIIKLVKSGELLGQRSMISNEPANLTAKAVADMEVCFIPKSEIIHFFNTNNQFSMNLMQSVCEDLKESENEKIALVQKTVKQRLAETLLYLYDAFGENTDKTLKVQLSREELAGMIGTATESCIRLLSDFNKLELIELLGKKIILKNVKALKKLAE from the coding sequence ATGAATAAATGTGACCAATGTATCGTAAGACAGTTATCTTCTCTTAAAGCACTGAATAAAGACGAGGTTATAAAGTTGGCTAATAGCAAATCTACTTACACCATAAAAAAAGGAGAAGCAATTTTTGAAGAAGGTGAAGTAACAAATGGTGTCTTTTGTGTAAAAGATGGCGTTGGAAAACTTTCTAAATTAAGTGCAAACGGAAAAGACCAGATTATTAAGCTTGTAAAATCCGGCGAACTTTTAGGACAACGTTCTATGATTAGTAATGAGCCGGCAAATTTGACAGCAAAAGCTGTTGCTGATATGGAAGTTTGCTTTATTCCAAAAAGTGAAATCATACATTTCTTCAATACTAATAATCAATTCTCAATGAACCTGATGCAATCTGTTTGTGAAGATTTGAAAGAATCTGAAAACGAAAAAATTGCATTAGTTCAAAAAACCGTAAAACAACGATTAGCAGAAACTTTACTGTACTTATATGACGCGTTTGGGGAAAACACGGACAAAACTCTAAAAGTACAACTTAGCAGAGAAGAATTAGCAGGAATGATTGGAACTGCAACAGAAAGCTGCATTCGATTATTATCTGATTTTAATAAACTGGAATTGATTGAATTACTAGGAAAAAAAATAATCCTTAAAAACGTAAAGGCATTAAAAAAATTAGCTGAATAG
- the ccoS gene encoding cbb3-type cytochrome oxidase assembly protein CcoS, with protein MSVIYLLISVSIFVAIGFFIAFIIAVKSGQYDDDYTPSVRMLFDDETKITPQNNNSPTEEKQV; from the coding sequence ATGAGTGTTATTTATCTATTAATTTCAGTAAGTATTTTCGTCGCAATTGGATTTTTTATTGCTTTTATTATCGCTGTTAAATCGGGACAATACGATGACGATTATACTCCTTCAGTCAGAATGCTCTTTGACGACGAAACCAAAATTACCCCGCAAAATAATAATTCACCAACCGAAGAAAAACAAGTATAA
- a CDS encoding carbonic anhydrase family protein encodes MKRVTAKILFGAVLMMFVACSDKNSTKEEEKKHWNYEGETGPEHWSEIDQNDCGGSAQSPIDIMETETDKTLLPIDFHYDQKTKIHDIINNGHSIQVDFEPDDYIMVDGDKYDLKQFHFHEPAEHTIRGVRYPLVIHMVHMNKEGKYVVLAIMAQEDKEINEAFEFLDKFLPLKVNESIKVNEDFNINKVLPENKAYYTYTGSLTTPPCTEGVQWYIFKSPVGVSLKIIEDLRKIMPINNFRNVQPLNGRIIKESI; translated from the coding sequence ATGAAAAGAGTTACCGCAAAAATTTTGTTTGGTGCAGTTCTGATGATGTTTGTTGCATGTTCAGATAAAAATAGCACAAAAGAAGAAGAAAAAAAACATTGGAATTACGAAGGGGAAACCGGACCGGAACATTGGTCAGAAATTGATCAGAATGATTGTGGAGGAAGTGCACAATCGCCAATAGATATAATGGAGACAGAAACGGATAAAACTTTGCTTCCAATTGATTTTCATTACGATCAAAAAACAAAAATTCATGATATCATAAATAATGGACATTCTATTCAGGTTGATTTTGAACCGGATGATTATATTATGGTCGATGGCGATAAATATGATTTAAAACAATTTCATTTTCATGAACCTGCAGAACATACTATTCGAGGAGTGAGATATCCATTGGTTATTCATATGGTTCATATGAACAAAGAAGGAAAGTATGTTGTACTTGCAATTATGGCTCAGGAAGATAAAGAAATCAATGAAGCTTTTGAATTTCTTGATAAATTTTTGCCTCTAAAAGTTAATGAGAGCATAAAAGTAAATGAAGATTTCAATATAAATAAAGTCTTGCCGGAAAATAAAGCATATTATACCTATACAGGTTCACTTACTACTCCGCCTTGTACGGAAGGAGTTCAGTGGTATATTTTTAAAAGTCCGGTGGGCGTTTCTTTAAAAATAATTGAAGACTTAAGAAAGATAATGCCGATTAATAATTTTAGGAATGTACAGCCTTTAAACGGAAGAATAATTAAGGAATCAATATAA
- the ccoN gene encoding cytochrome-c oxidase, cbb3-type subunit I — protein MEMEQFYYDNKIVKKFIYATILFGVVGMLVGLTLAVMYLFPNITDGISWLSYGRLRPLHTNAVIFAFVGNAFFAGMYYSLQRLLKARMFSDFLSNLHFWGWQLIIVAAAITLPLGYTSSKEYAELEWPIDIAIAVIWVVMGINMIGTMLRRRERHLYVAIWFYLATFVTVAVLHIFNNIELPVSALKSYSVYAGVQDALVQWWYGHNAVAFFLTTPFLGLMYYFIPKVANRPIYSYRLSIIHFWSLIFIYIWAGPHHLLYSALPNWAQNLGVAFSVMLIAPSWGGMINGLLTLRGAWDKVREEPVLKFFVVAITGYGMATFEGPMLSLKNVNAIAHYTDWIIAHVHVGALAWNGFMSFGIIYWLIPRMTKSTLFSKKLANFHFWIGTLGIILYALPMYVAGFQQASMWKQFNPDGTLTYGNFLETVTAIMPLYWMRAIGGSLYLIGMLTLVYNIIMTIKAGDTIEDELAQAPALQRISSNRLSGEKFHTWLERKPIQLTILATIAILIGGIIQIVPTIMVKSNIPTISSVKPYSPLELEGRDLYIREGCVGCHSQSVRPFRSEVERYGPQSKAGEFVYDHPFLWGSKRTGPDLLRVGGKYNDNWHFNHFWNPQSISAGSIMPGYKWLFDNEPMDISLTQKKMQAMVTLGVPYTEAEITNAQKTLRTQALAIEKSLENDPDYVKSYEDSKKKAAAKGEKFVPMNEREIVAMIAYIQRLGTDIKVKETSK, from the coding sequence ATGGAAATGGAACAGTTTTACTACGACAACAAAATTGTAAAAAAATTCATTTATGCCACTATCCTTTTTGGAGTAGTAGGTATGTTAGTGGGGCTAACCTTAGCGGTTATGTACCTTTTTCCCAACATCACAGATGGGATTTCATGGCTTAGTTACGGTCGATTAAGACCATTACATACCAATGCGGTTATTTTTGCCTTTGTCGGAAATGCCTTTTTTGCCGGTATGTATTATTCGCTACAGCGATTGCTAAAAGCCAGAATGTTTAGTGATTTTTTAAGTAACTTACATTTTTGGGGTTGGCAACTTATTATTGTTGCAGCGGCTATAACATTACCTTTAGGTTATACTTCTTCAAAAGAATATGCCGAATTAGAATGGCCAATTGATATCGCTATTGCAGTTATTTGGGTTGTAATGGGAATCAATATGATTGGTACAATGTTGCGTCGTAGAGAGCGTCATTTATATGTTGCAATCTGGTTTTATCTTGCAACATTTGTAACAGTTGCCGTTTTACATATCTTTAATAATATTGAACTTCCGGTTTCGGCTTTAAAAAGTTACTCTGTTTATGCAGGAGTTCAGGATGCATTAGTGCAATGGTGGTACGGACATAATGCAGTTGCGTTTTTCTTAACAACACCATTTTTAGGATTAATGTATTACTTTATCCCAAAAGTAGCCAATCGTCCTATTTACTCGTATCGTTTATCAATTATTCACTTTTGGTCTTTGATATTTATTTATATCTGGGCGGGACCACACCATTTATTATACTCAGCTTTACCAAACTGGGCTCAGAATTTAGGAGTTGCATTTTCGGTAATGTTAATCGCTCCGTCTTGGGGAGGAATGATCAACGGATTATTGACTTTAAGAGGAGCGTGGGATAAAGTTCGTGAAGAACCAGTTTTAAAATTCTTTGTAGTAGCAATCACAGGTTACGGAATGGCGACTTTTGAAGGTCCAATGCTTTCTTTAAAAAATGTAAATGCTATAGCGCATTACACAGATTGGATTATTGCACACGTTCACGTAGGAGCATTAGCATGGAATGGGTTTATGTCATTTGGTATCATTTACTGGTTGATTCCCAGAATGACAAAAAGTACATTATTCTCTAAGAAACTTGCCAATTTCCATTTCTGGATTGGGACTTTAGGAATTATTTTATACGCTTTACCAATGTATGTTGCTGGTTTTCAACAAGCGTCAATGTGGAAACAATTTAATCCAGATGGTACATTAACTTATGGAAATTTCCTTGAGACAGTTACTGCTATTATGCCATTGTATTGGATGAGAGCAATTGGAGGTAGTTTGTATTTAATTGGTATGTTAACGCTGGTTTATAATATTATAATGACCATTAAAGCCGGTGATACGATTGAAGATGAATTAGCTCAGGCTCCAGCATTACAAAGAATCAGCAGCAATAGATTAAGTGGAGAAAAATTCCATACCTGGTTAGAAAGAAAACCAATTCAGTTGACCATTTTGGCAACAATAGCTATTCTAATTGGTGGTATTATTCAAATTGTACCAACAATTATGGTCAAATCAAATATACCAACAATTTCAAGTGTCAAACCATATTCACCTTTAGAACTAGAAGGTCGTGATTTATATATCAGAGAAGGCTGTGTAGGTTGTCACTCACAGTCCGTACGTCCTTTTAGAAGTGAAGTAGAACGTTATGGACCACAATCAAAAGCGGGAGAGTTTGTGTACGATCATCCATTCCTTTGGGGATCAAAACGTACAGGTCCAGATTTGTTAAGAGTAGGTGGTAAGTATAATGATAACTGGCATTTTAATCATTTCTGGAATCCGCAAAGTATTTCTGCAGGTTCAATTATGCCGGGTTATAAGTGGTTGTTTGATAATGAGCCAATGGATATTTCCCTAACTCAAAAGAAAATGCAAGCCATGGTTACACTTGGAGTTCCTTATACAGAAGCAGAGATTACAAATGCACAAAAAACATTAAGAACTCAGGCACTTGCAATAGAAAAAAGCTTAGAAAACGATCCTGATTATGTAAAAAGTTATGAGGATAGTAAGAAAAAAGCAGCTGCAAAAGGCGAAAAATTTGTTCCTATGAATGAGAGAGAAATCGTTGCGATGATTGCTTATATACAAAGACTTGGAACTGATATAAAAGTAAAAGAGACTTCTAAATAA
- a CDS encoding CcoQ/FixQ family Cbb3-type cytochrome c oxidase assembly chaperone, whose product MFEQIKHNMETISGIEIYPILSLLIFFFFFVGLGFWVFSYKKEKIQEMSEIPLDEGHGIISKDI is encoded by the coding sequence ATGTTTGAACAGATAAAACACAATATGGAGACTATTTCGGGTATAGAAATTTACCCGATACTTTCTCTCTTAATATTTTTCTTCTTTTTTGTTGGCTTAGGCTTTTGGGTGTTCTCGTATAAAAAAGAAAAAATCCAGGAAATGAGTGAAATACCTTTAGATGAAGGACATGGTATAATTTCAAAAGATATTTAA
- the def gene encoding peptide deformylase, producing MILPIVGYGDPVLRKVGEAITPDYPNLKETIANMYETMYNAYGVGLAAPQVGMAIRLFVIDTTPFSDDEDLPSEEQEDLKGFKKTFINAKILKEEGEEWSFNEGCLSIPDVREDVYRKPTVTIEYCEEDFVMKTEVFDGLIARVIQHEYDHIEGVLFTDKISSLKKRLIQKKLKNITEGKTFQDYRMKFAAAKKGR from the coding sequence ATGATTTTACCAATTGTAGGATATGGTGATCCTGTTTTAAGAAAAGTAGGAGAGGCAATTACGCCAGATTACCCAAACTTAAAAGAAACGATAGCAAACATGTATGAAACCATGTACAACGCTTATGGTGTTGGACTTGCTGCACCGCAAGTAGGTATGGCAATTCGTTTGTTTGTGATTGATACGACTCCTTTTAGCGATGATGAGGATTTACCATCAGAAGAGCAAGAAGATTTAAAAGGTTTCAAAAAAACTTTTATCAATGCTAAAATTCTTAAAGAAGAAGGTGAGGAGTGGAGTTTTAACGAAGGATGTTTAAGCATTCCGGATGTTCGCGAAGATGTTTATAGAAAACCAACTGTTACGATAGAATATTGCGAAGAAGATTTTGTAATGAAAACAGAGGTTTTTGATGGTTTGATAGCAAGAGTTATTCAGCATGAATATGATCATATCGAAGGCGTTTTATTTACGGATAAAATTTCTTCATTGAAAAAACGTTTGATTCAAAAGAAATTGAAAAATATTACTGAAGGTAAGACTTTTCAAGATTACAGAATGAAATTTGCTGCTGCTAAAAAGGGGAGATAA